The following are encoded together in the Phenylobacterium sp. NIBR 498073 genome:
- a CDS encoding PEPxxWA-CTERM sorting domain-containing protein yields MKTSIVLAAVAASALMTGAAEAATIFSQNFNTGLGANESIGGKFSAGGGVVGHQVAYTNNEYSFYQVRLDLTKATDVLLAFDYDIVSEYGYDAFNLAFSTTGVFGPGAMLTPVSTDQYYNLSGRAATLMGGKGFSGTQSGRAAYDLSALAGQVVDIRFQFASDYAAMGRGVKFDNLLVTGNVPSAVPEPATWAMMIMGFGLAGTAIRSRRRSLAIG; encoded by the coding sequence ATGAAGACAAGCATAGTGTTGGCGGCGGTGGCCGCGAGCGCCCTGATGACGGGGGCGGCCGAGGCCGCGACGATCTTCTCGCAGAACTTCAACACCGGGCTGGGGGCGAACGAGAGCATCGGCGGCAAGTTCAGCGCCGGGGGCGGCGTCGTCGGCCATCAGGTGGCCTACACGAACAACGAGTACTCTTTCTACCAGGTGCGGCTGGACCTGACGAAGGCGACCGACGTGCTGCTGGCTTTCGACTACGACATAGTCAGCGAGTACGGCTACGACGCGTTCAACCTGGCCTTCTCGACCACCGGCGTGTTCGGCCCGGGCGCGATGCTGACCCCCGTCTCGACGGACCAATACTACAACCTGTCGGGCCGGGCGGCGACGCTGATGGGCGGCAAGGGCTTCTCCGGCACCCAGTCGGGGCGGGCGGCGTACGACCTGAGCGCGCTGGCCGGCCAGGTCGTCGACATCCGCTTCCAGTTCGCCAGCGACTATGCGGCGATGGGCCGTGGGGTGAAGTTCGACAACCTGCTGGTCACCGGGAACGTGCCGAGCGCGGTGCCTGAGCCGGCGACCTGGGCGATGATGATCATGGGCTTCGGCCTGGCCGGGACTGCGATCCGCAGCCGCCGGCGGAGCCTGGCCATCGGCTGA
- a CDS encoding RNA polymerase sigma factor, giving the protein MTTDPAWIDAALTSARPQAVSALLRYFRDLDLAEEAFQDACLRALKSWPEKGPPRDPAAWLILVGRNSGIDGVRRRSRLQALPSEEVLSDLDDVEAPLAERLDGSDYRDDILRLLFICCHPDLPAVQQVAVALRIVSGLSVRQIARAFLVSEAAMEQRITRAKAKIGQANVAFEAPGPAERAERLAAVAAVVYLIFNEGYSSTVAEADARAPFAEEAIRLGRLLLRLFPTEPEIMGLDALMMLQHSRAAARFDENGQIVLLDDQDRGLWNRTLISEGLALIDKAMRHAAPGPYQVQAAIAALHARAANAADTDWPQIDRLYAALEQMNPSPVVTLNRSVAVSKTQGPEAALAMIAPLEGELGSYFYFHGARGSYLKQLGRKEEARVAFDRAIALANSAPEAAHIRQHLDGLAGETG; this is encoded by the coding sequence GTGACCACCGACCCTGCCTGGATCGACGCCGCCCTGACCTCCGCCCGGCCGCAGGCGGTCAGCGCCCTGCTGCGCTACTTCCGTGACCTCGACCTGGCCGAGGAGGCGTTCCAGGACGCCTGCCTGCGGGCGCTGAAGTCCTGGCCGGAAAAGGGCCCGCCCCGCGACCCGGCCGCCTGGCTGATCCTGGTCGGGCGCAACAGCGGCATCGACGGCGTCCGCCGGCGCTCTCGCCTCCAGGCCCTGCCCTCCGAGGAAGTCCTCTCCGATCTCGACGACGTCGAGGCGCCCCTCGCCGAGCGTCTCGACGGCTCGGACTATCGCGACGACATCCTGCGGCTGCTGTTCATCTGCTGCCATCCGGACCTGCCGGCGGTGCAGCAGGTGGCCGTCGCCCTGCGCATCGTCAGCGGCCTGTCGGTCCGGCAGATCGCCCGCGCCTTCCTGGTCAGCGAGGCGGCGATGGAACAGCGCATCACCCGCGCCAAGGCCAAGATCGGCCAGGCCAATGTCGCCTTCGAAGCCCCCGGCCCCGCCGAGCGCGCCGAGCGCCTGGCCGCCGTCGCCGCGGTCGTCTACCTGATCTTCAACGAGGGCTATTCCTCCACCGTCGCCGAGGCCGACGCCCGCGCGCCGTTCGCCGAGGAGGCCATCCGCCTCGGACGCCTGCTGCTGCGCCTGTTCCCGACCGAGCCGGAGATCATGGGACTGGACGCCCTGATGATGCTGCAGCACTCACGCGCCGCCGCCCGCTTTGACGAGAACGGCCAGATCGTGCTGCTCGATGACCAGGACCGCGGACTCTGGAACCGCACTCTGATCTCTGAGGGCCTGGCCCTGATCGACAAGGCGATGCGCCACGCCGCGCCCGGCCCCTACCAGGTCCAGGCCGCTATCGCCGCCCTGCACGCCCGCGCCGCCAACGCCGCCGACACCGACTGGCCGCAGATCGACCGACTTTACGCCGCGCTGGAGCAGATGAATCCCTCGCCGGTGGTCACCCTCAACCGCTCGGTCGCGGTCTCCAAGACGCAGGGACCGGAGGCGGCCCTGGCGATGATCGCCCCGCTGGAGGGTGAGCTCGGCAGCTACTTCTACTTCCACGGCGCGCGCGGCAGCTATCTCAAGCAACTGGGGCGCAAGGAGGA
- a CDS encoding YciI family protein, with protein MRYAILCYNDETVTSAWSKEEDDAVMEKLELVQERLRQEGKLGPAIRLLPTTAATTLRKAQNLVVDGPFAETKEQLLGFYIVDVETLEDGLQIARDLAVANPGGAYELRPIALFLPGIEMT; from the coding sequence ATGCGCTACGCCATCCTTTGCTACAACGACGAAACCGTGACCTCCGCCTGGAGCAAGGAGGAGGACGACGCGGTGATGGAAAAGCTGGAACTGGTCCAGGAGCGCCTGCGCCAGGAGGGCAAGCTCGGCCCGGCCATCCGGCTGCTGCCGACCACCGCGGCCACCACCCTGCGCAAGGCCCAGAACCTGGTCGTGGACGGTCCGTTCGCCGAGACCAAGGAACAGCTGCTCGGCTTCTACATCGTCGACGTTGAAACCCTTGAGGACGGTCTGCAGATCGCCCGCGACCTCGCCGTGGCCAATCCCGGCGGCGCCTACGAGCTGCGCCCGATCGCCCTCTTCCTGCCCGGAATCGAGATGACGTGA